A window of Costertonia aggregata contains these coding sequences:
- a CDS encoding DUF6340 family protein, with protein MKNLFRFLGLFTLMICLGACSATNRLTMGVTEPARIPLDSDITKIGIINRSIPSDGNKVVDEIDKILSLEGKNLDKDGAEAAITGLADELERGDRFEAIKIINDGELQRKGLGVFPAALPWETVEKICKENDVDILFSLEFYDTDTKANYEVSMVTLPNNLGINTKVPGHKVELNTVIKNGWRVYDPLGKVILDEYVSTDYLNSRGAGINPVKAVETIIGRKEGVQQLSNVSGADYALNTKPLRRRVSRDYFVRGTDNFIVAKRRAQTGDWNGAADLWENEIEHSKMKIAGRAHYNMAIINEINGDLEKAIEWASKAYSDYGNNMALRYVNILKSRMAQKRELNRQLSK; from the coding sequence ATGAAGAATTTATTTCGCTTTTTGGGATTGTTCACCCTTATGATTTGTTTGGGGGCCTGCAGTGCTACCAATCGTTTAACGATGGGGGTCACCGAACCTGCACGAATACCTTTGGATTCGGATATTACTAAAATTGGTATCATAAACAGAAGCATACCTTCTGATGGGAACAAGGTAGTGGACGAAATTGATAAGATTTTGTCACTGGAAGGAAAAAACCTAGATAAGGACGGGGCGGAAGCAGCCATTACCGGTTTGGCAGACGAATTAGAAAGAGGCGACCGTTTTGAAGCTATAAAAATCATAAATGACGGTGAATTACAACGTAAGGGTCTTGGGGTATTTCCAGCGGCACTCCCATGGGAAACCGTAGAAAAAATCTGCAAGGAAAACGATGTGGATATTTTATTCTCGCTTGAATTTTATGATACCGATACCAAGGCAAATTACGAAGTATCCATGGTGACATTACCCAATAATTTAGGAATCAATACTAAAGTACCCGGCCATAAAGTTGAATTGAACACGGTTATAAAAAATGGTTGGCGTGTATACGACCCCTTGGGAAAAGTGATACTGGACGAATATGTTTCAACAGATTATCTAAACTCTCGTGGAGCTGGAATCAACCCTGTAAAGGCCGTTGAAACCATTATCGGCAGAAAAGAAGGTGTGCAACAACTTAGTAACGTTTCGGGCGCAGATTACGCTTTGAACACAAAACCTTTGCGGCGAAGGGTGTCTAGGGATTATTTTGTACGCGGAACCGATAATTTTATAGTGGCCAAACGCAGAGCACAAACGGGAGATTGGAACGGAGCAGCGGATTTATGGGAAAATGAAATTGAGCATTCTAAAATGAAAATAGCAGGACGAGCCCATTATAATATGGCCATTATCAATGAAATAAATGGAGATTTGGAAAAGGCCATCGAATGGGCATCCAAGGCATATTCCGATTATGGAAATAACATGGCACTGCGTTATGTAAATATCTTAAAAAGTAGAATGGCTCAAAAACGTGAACTCAATAGGCAATTATCAAAATAA
- a CDS encoding cryptochrome/deoxyribodipyrimidine photo-lyase family protein, with product MVIVWFKRDLRLLDHEPLLKAIKTGRKILLLYSFEPLWTKDNHYSQKHIDFIKQSLENLQQQLRPYNTKVFIVKSNIPDLFQKLNTIKKIDSVFSYQETGMKITYDRDKSVKGWCRNNKVIWTESVQNGVFRGIKNRKSWKNDWVSFINQDFDTPNMDAADFFTINEIDRLFATKFSAVSLKTSADKNMQQGGTSYAVKYLNSFLENRVKGYNAYYSQSNKSRLHSSRLSPYLAWGNISTRQVCQYAAGHKNAKNNKRNLSSFLSRMRWQAHFIQKFEMEGEMEFKSINKGFHELKKERKPEFQEAWREGRTGIPIIDAAMRCLNTTGFVNFRLRAMLASFFTHLLWQPWQDCTAHLAQNFLDFEPGIHFPQLNMQSGETGVNTIRIYNPVKNSKMYDSDGVFIKKWVPELANLPVAYIHEPWKIPKMELIFLGFCLGRDYPDPIIDIDKMRKFASDTLYARKKQFMVKQESLRIIGKHTLPGRPVWDQHD from the coding sequence ATGGTCATAGTATGGTTTAAGAGAGATCTTCGACTTTTAGATCATGAACCCTTGCTCAAGGCCATAAAAACAGGCCGTAAAATTTTGCTTCTTTACAGTTTTGAACCACTTTGGACAAAAGATAATCACTACAGCCAAAAACATATCGATTTCATAAAACAAAGTCTTGAAAACCTACAACAGCAATTAAGACCTTACAACACCAAAGTATTTATTGTTAAAAGCAATATTCCCGACCTTTTCCAAAAGTTGAATACCATTAAAAAGATCGATAGTGTTTTCTCGTATCAAGAAACAGGTATGAAAATAACCTATGATAGGGACAAGAGTGTTAAAGGTTGGTGTAGGAACAATAAGGTAATTTGGACTGAAAGTGTTCAAAATGGTGTCTTTAGGGGGATAAAGAATAGGAAGAGTTGGAAGAACGACTGGGTCAGCTTTATCAATCAAGATTTTGATACGCCGAATATGGATGCTGCTGATTTTTTTACCATAAATGAAATAGATAGATTGTTCGCCACAAAATTCAGTGCGGTTTCCCTCAAAACTTCAGCGGATAAAAATATGCAGCAGGGCGGTACGTCCTATGCCGTCAAATATTTGAATTCTTTCCTGGAAAATAGGGTAAAAGGCTATAATGCATATTATAGTCAATCAAACAAATCAAGATTGCATAGCAGTCGTTTATCGCCATATCTGGCTTGGGGCAATATCTCTACGAGGCAAGTTTGCCAATATGCCGCAGGCCATAAGAATGCCAAAAACAACAAGCGTAATTTAAGTTCGTTCCTGTCCCGCATGCGATGGCAGGCCCATTTTATCCAAAAATTCGAAATGGAAGGTGAGATGGAGTTCAAAAGTATAAACAAAGGGTTTCATGAACTTAAAAAGGAAAGAAAACCAGAATTCCAAGAAGCATGGCGAGAAGGGCGAACAGGTATCCCAATTATTGATGCCGCTATGCGTTGCTTAAACACTACTGGTTTTGTAAACTTTAGATTACGGGCAATGTTGGCGTCTTTTTTCACACACTTGCTTTGGCAACCCTGGCAGGACTGTACGGCACATTTGGCCCAAAATTTTTTGGATTTTGAACCCGGCATACATTTCCCACAATTGAACATGCAATCCGGCGAGACCGGCGTAAATACAATTCGTATTTATAATCCGGTAAAAAATAGTAAAATGTACGATTCTGATGGGGTTTTTATCAAAAAATGGGTGCCAGAATTAGCCAATTTACCAGTAGCATACATACATGAACCGTGGAAAATACCCAAAATGGAGCTCATATTTTTGGGATTTTGCTTGGGCAGGGACTACCCTGACCCTATTATCGACATAGATAAAATGCGGAAATTTGCCAGCGATACTCTTTATGCCCGCAAAAAACAGTTCATGGTAAAACAGGAAAGCCTTCGCATTATTGGTAAGCATACCCTGCCTGGAAGACCCGTATGGGACCAACACGACTGA
- a CDS encoding cryptochrome/photolyase family protein, whose product MSKKVSVFWFRRDLRLDDNIGFLQALKGDFPVLPVFIFDTEILDKLPKNDARVTFIHQTLQKMRDELQENNQSSIALYHGSPKDVFKKLVSEHEIESVYTNRDYEPYAKERDEEIHSFLSEKNIDFKTYKDQVVFEKDEVVKDDGDPYVVYTPYKNKWKSTFNEDDLTVHYTNQYMDNLIEHSRLPNLSLSDMGFETSNIKVPDYTVTPTLIENYEDTRNFPAKENGTSRLGPHLRFGTVSVRKMMKKAIAEENEVFWSELIWREFFMQILWHFPHTVNKAFRPKYDRIDWRNNEKEYEKWKNGETGYALVDAGMRELNQTGYMHNRVRMLVASFLCKHLLIDWRWGEAYFAEKLLDYDQSANVGNWQWAAGSGVDAAPYFRIFNPMTQIDKFDKQKEYINKWVPDLQELTYPDKMVDHKEARERCLKVYKEAVA is encoded by the coding sequence ATGAGTAAAAAAGTTTCAGTCTTTTGGTTTCGTAGAGATTTGCGATTGGATGACAATATAGGTTTTCTACAAGCCCTAAAAGGTGATTTTCCCGTACTTCCCGTATTTATTTTTGATACCGAAATATTGGATAAACTACCCAAAAATGATGCTCGGGTAACTTTTATCCATCAAACTTTACAAAAAATGAGGGACGAACTTCAAGAAAATAACCAAAGTTCAATTGCACTTTACCATGGCAGCCCCAAAGATGTTTTCAAAAAACTAGTAAGCGAGCATGAAATTGAATCGGTTTACACCAACCGTGACTATGAACCTTATGCCAAAGAACGGGATGAGGAAATACACTCTTTTTTGAGCGAAAAAAATATTGATTTCAAAACCTACAAAGACCAAGTCGTTTTTGAAAAAGACGAGGTCGTCAAAGACGATGGTGATCCGTATGTGGTATACACGCCTTACAAAAACAAATGGAAGTCTACCTTTAACGAAGATGATTTGACTGTTCATTATACAAATCAGTATATGGACAATCTGATCGAGCATTCAAGACTACCCAATCTATCGCTTTCCGATATGGGTTTTGAAACTTCTAATATAAAAGTTCCCGATTATACCGTAACCCCTACCCTAATTGAAAACTATGAAGACACCCGTAATTTTCCCGCAAAGGAAAATGGCACCTCACGTTTAGGGCCTCATTTACGCTTTGGAACGGTATCGGTACGTAAAATGATGAAAAAAGCCATTGCCGAAGAAAATGAGGTGTTTTGGAGCGAACTTATTTGGCGCGAGTTTTTTATGCAAATCCTGTGGCACTTTCCACATACGGTCAACAAAGCCTTTAGACCCAAGTATGATCGTATAGATTGGCGAAACAATGAAAAGGAATATGAAAAATGGAAAAATGGGGAAACGGGATATGCTTTGGTCGATGCCGGAATGCGTGAGTTGAACCAAACCGGATACATGCACAATAGGGTTCGTATGTTGGTGGCCAGTTTTTTATGTAAACATTTACTGATAGATTGGCGCTGGGGTGAAGCTTATTTTGCTGAAAAGCTTTTGGACTATGATCAAAGTGCCAACGTTGGCAATTGGCAGTGGGCTGCCGGTAGCGGTGTTGATGCGGCGCCTTATTTCAGGATTTTTAATCCCATGACCCAAATCGATAAGTTTGACAAACAAAAGGAATACATCAATAAATGGGTGCCCGACTTACAGGAGCTTACATACCCGGACAAAATGGTTGATCACAAAGAGGCCAGGGAGCGTTGCTTAAAAGTATATAAAGAAGCGGTTGCCTAA
- a CDS encoding SDR family NAD(P)-dependent oxidoreductase, whose protein sequence is MSKNILLIGGSHGIGLSLATQLQKNNKVFVASRTKEGLDGLDVTHIPFDATTDDLDVSHLPEELHGFVYCPGSINLKPFKMMSLETFEEDMQLNFFSMVKTVKTIIGKMVEGGSMVFFSTVAVGTGMPFHTSVAAAKGAIEGFAKSMAAEYAPKLRVNVVAPSLVDTPLAGRLLNNDKKVEMMSQRHPLKRVGKPEDIANIALFLLSDDSTWMTGQIVGVDGGMSTLNIS, encoded by the coding sequence ATGAGTAAAAATATATTATTGATAGGTGGTTCGCATGGCATAGGATTATCCCTTGCGACACAACTGCAAAAAAACAACAAAGTCTTTGTTGCATCACGTACAAAAGAGGGCTTGGATGGTTTGGATGTTACCCATATTCCATTTGATGCCACTACGGACGATTTGGACGTTTCCCACCTACCTGAAGAACTGCACGGTTTTGTGTACTGCCCCGGTAGTATAAACTTAAAACCTTTCAAAATGATGAGTCTGGAGACATTTGAAGAGGACATGCAACTTAATTTCTTTAGTATGGTCAAAACGGTAAAGACCATCATAGGAAAAATGGTAGAAGGCGGCAGTATGGTCTTTTTCAGCACTGTAGCAGTAGGCACTGGCATGCCTTTTCATACAAGTGTGGCCGCCGCTAAGGGCGCTATTGAAGGTTTTGCAAAATCAATGGCCGCTGAATATGCACCAAAACTAAGAGTAAATGTAGTGGCACCTTCATTGGTAGATACACCATTGGCGGGGCGCTTGCTCAACAATGACAAAAAAGTAGAGATGATGTCTCAGCGTCATCCTCTAAAACGTGTGGGCAAACCAGAGGATATTGCAAATATCGCTTTATTTTTATTGAGTGATGACAGCACGTGGATGACCGGGCAGATCGTTGGTGTCGATGGTGGTATGTCTACATTGAATATAAGCTAA
- a CDS encoding SRPBCC family protein — MKLYQLRSKQALPITKQKAWEFLSDPKNLKVITPDHMGFTILSGADRPMFSGQIIQYKVSPFPGYTTKWVTEITHVEKGEYFVDEQRFGPYALWHHKHFIKEIEGGVQMEDIIDYKIPFGILGQIAHPILVKKQLRQIFEYREQKLIELFGTIERTPKEIHYKSF; from the coding sequence ATGAAATTATACCAACTACGTTCCAAACAAGCTTTGCCCATCACCAAACAAAAGGCTTGGGAATTTTTGTCCGACCCAAAAAACCTTAAAGTCATTACTCCGGACCACATGGGTTTTACGATATTGTCAGGTGCTGATAGGCCCATGTTTTCGGGACAAATAATACAATACAAAGTATCCCCCTTTCCTGGATATACGACCAAATGGGTGACCGAGATAACACATGTCGAAAAAGGTGAGTACTTTGTAGATGAACAACGTTTTGGGCCGTATGCACTTTGGCATCACAAGCATTTTATAAAAGAGATCGAAGGGGGTGTACAAATGGAGGATATTATAGACTACAAGATTCCTTTTGGAATATTAGGGCAAATCGCCCATCCCATTTTAGTGAAAAAACAATTGCGTCAAATATTTGAGTATAGGGAACAAAAACTAATCGAACTTTTTGGTACCATAGAAAGAACACCAAAAGAAATACATTATAAATCATTCTAA
- a CDS encoding T9SS type A sorting domain-containing protein has product MRFLSLFFALFNFLFALSQQDIDALGELTDELSENSGLIFYDGRLITHNDSGNSPQLFEIDTVTLQIARTITLTNASNVDWEDITQDDEFIYVGDFGNNSGVRQDLSIYKISKEDYKKSDNVVTERIDFKYENQTDFIKNGNSDWDAEAMFVLDDTLIILTKQWKSMRTSAYSVPTETGLHTAKLLGSHEVNGLVTGATYNTVSDVLYLSGYSPFLQPFIVRVDGVETKNIFGNNQVKMMLNIDFAQIEGITWVDKNRYFLSSELFENANPPVRLKSQLFTFTSEDKVESDDILDEGGQLDEEKLVIYRKPNSSILQYNFSIDKELQSRAIYDTTGKRVQFSLGDTVENTDIDLSAFQKSIYYLTFHFNGRTVSKPFIWD; this is encoded by the coding sequence ATGAGATTTTTGTCTCTGTTTTTTGCTTTATTTAACTTTCTATTTGCCCTAAGCCAGCAAGATATTGATGCTTTAGGTGAACTAACCGATGAACTATCCGAAAATTCCGGATTGATTTTTTATGATGGCCGACTCATTACACACAACGATTCAGGCAATTCCCCACAATTGTTTGAAATTGATACGGTTACATTGCAAATTGCCAGAACAATAACACTTACCAATGCATCGAATGTAGACTGGGAAGATATTACCCAAGACGATGAATTTATATACGTTGGTGATTTTGGGAACAATAGTGGGGTTAGGCAAGACTTGTCAATCTATAAAATCAGCAAAGAAGATTATAAAAAATCAGATAATGTAGTTACGGAGAGAATTGATTTCAAGTATGAAAATCAAACAGATTTTATAAAAAACGGCAACAGCGATTGGGATGCAGAGGCCATGTTTGTTTTGGACGATACGCTTATTATACTTACGAAACAATGGAAAAGTATGCGGACCTCCGCATATAGTGTTCCCACGGAAACAGGTTTGCATACGGCCAAATTACTTGGCTCACATGAGGTCAACGGATTGGTAACGGGAGCTACTTACAATACCGTTTCAGATGTTCTGTACCTCTCCGGGTACTCTCCGTTTTTACAACCTTTTATTGTTCGTGTAGATGGTGTTGAAACAAAAAATATCTTTGGTAATAATCAGGTGAAGATGATGCTCAATATAGATTTTGCCCAAATCGAAGGGATAACCTGGGTAGACAAGAATCGCTATTTTTTGTCATCTGAACTCTTTGAGAATGCCAACCCGCCCGTACGGTTAAAATCACAATTATTTACATTCACTTCGGAAGATAAGGTAGAGTCAGATGATATTCTTGATGAAGGTGGGCAACTAGATGAAGAAAAATTGGTAATCTATAGAAAACCAAATTCCTCTATATTGCAATATAACTTCAGTATCGATAAAGAATTACAAAGTAGGGCCATATATGATACGACTGGGAAACGGGTACAATTTTCCTTGGGCGATACCGTAGAAAATACCGATATTGATTTATCGGCGTTCCAAAAATCGATATACTATCTCACTTTTCATTTTAATGGGCGTACCGTGTCCAAGCCATTTATCTGGGATTAA
- a CDS encoding DUF2911 domain-containing protein: MKKLTLLLCMVITTATMQSQITTPAPSPFSTLEQKVGLTDVTVEYSRPSMRGRTVFGDLVPYDKLWRTGANAYTKVTFGTEATIDGQTLKAGTYSVFTKPGKSSWEVFFYTDTEGGGTPRDWDDSKVAAKTTVQVYPIEMPIETFTITIDDLKSDGANLGIMWEKAYVGVPFTVPTDAAVQKDIDRALNGPSAGDYYASAVYYLSEDKDISKAKEWMEKAMSMTEKPAFWQLRQQSLIYAKAGDKKQAIATAKKSLAASEAAGNTDYIKMNKDSLKEWGAM; encoded by the coding sequence ATGAAAAAATTAACCCTTTTATTATGTATGGTAATCACGACGGCCACAATGCAGTCACAGATTACAACACCAGCACCAAGCCCTTTTTCAACACTAGAGCAGAAAGTTGGTCTTACCGATGTTACCGTTGAATATTCAAGGCCGTCAATGCGCGGTAGAACCGTTTTTGGTGATTTGGTCCCTTATGATAAATTATGGAGAACAGGCGCAAATGCCTACACCAAAGTTACTTTTGGCACCGAGGCAACAATAGATGGCCAAACCTTGAAGGCGGGAACATATTCCGTATTTACCAAACCAGGTAAGTCTTCATGGGAAGTTTTCTTTTACACCGATACCGAAGGAGGAGGAACACCCCGAGATTGGGACGATAGTAAAGTTGCCGCAAAAACCACGGTACAGGTATATCCTATTGAAATGCCAATCGAAACCTTTACAATTACAATCGATGATTTAAAAAGCGATGGTGCCAATTTAGGAATCATGTGGGAAAAGGCATATGTTGGCGTTCCGTTTACGGTTCCTACCGATGCTGCGGTTCAGAAAGATATAGATAGGGCTCTAAATGGGCCGAGTGCCGGCGACTATTACGCATCGGCAGTTTATTACTTGAGTGAAGATAAAGATATCTCAAAAGCTAAGGAATGGATGGAAAAAGCAATGTCGATGACCGAAAAACCTGCTTTTTGGCAATTGCGCCAACAATCTTTGATATATGCTAAAGCTGGGGACAAAAAGCAAGCCATCGCAACCGCTAAAAAGTCTTTGGCCGCTTCTGAAGCTGCGGGCAATACCGATTACATAAAAATGAACAAGGATTCTTTGAAAGAATGGGGTGCCATGTAG
- a CDS encoding sodium:solute symporter, whose protein sequence is MEALDWIILAGTLIFIVGFGVWKTKGSKNVSDYVLAGNQSKWWTIGLSVMATQASAITFLSTPGQAFHDGMGFVQFYFGLPLAMVIICIVFIPLYHKLKVFTAYEFLEKRFDLKTRTLAATLFLIQRGLAAGITIFAPSIILSAVLGWDLRTLNIIIGVLVIIYTVTGGTQAVSVTQKQQMFIIMTGMFIAFFFILGYLPADLSFGKALKVAGASDKLNILDFNFDTNSRYTFWSGITGGMFLALAYFGTDQSQVQRYLSGKSVRESQLGLVFNGILKIPMQFFILLVGVMVFVFYQYNPSPLNFNPAATNAVMESSYADDYKKLELAHKDLEIEKKMAQNKFSAALELKEYASVEEAKQNIIKINTLEKRNRENAKTLIRKADSVVETNDKDYVFIHFILNYLPRGLIGLLLAVILSAAMSSTASELNALGTITALDLYKRNRVGEFSPEHYLKASKGFTLLWGIIAIIIACVANLFDNLIQLVNIIGSIFYGNVLGIFLLAFFFRFVRGNAVFVAAVITQIVVIFGWYYDWMSYLWLNAFGCALVMALAFLLEVFDRGLKNNPPIKT, encoded by the coding sequence ATGGAAGCGCTGGATTGGATAATACTCGCCGGAACGCTTATCTTCATCGTAGGGTTTGGTGTTTGGAAAACAAAGGGAAGCAAGAACGTAAGCGATTACGTGCTCGCCGGCAATCAATCCAAATGGTGGACCATTGGTCTGTCCGTTATGGCCACTCAGGCAAGTGCCATTACTTTTTTATCTACACCCGGCCAGGCATTTCATGACGGAATGGGGTTTGTGCAGTTTTATTTTGGCCTTCCTTTGGCTATGGTCATTATCTGTATTGTTTTTATACCGCTTTACCATAAGCTAAAGGTATTTACCGCTTATGAGTTTTTGGAAAAACGGTTTGACTTGAAAACCAGAACCTTGGCCGCGACCTTGTTTTTGATACAACGGGGCTTAGCTGCGGGAATAACCATTTTTGCGCCATCCATTATACTCTCGGCTGTACTGGGCTGGGATTTACGAACATTGAACATCATTATTGGTGTACTCGTCATTATTTATACCGTCACCGGTGGAACCCAAGCGGTAAGCGTTACCCAAAAACAACAAATGTTCATTATAATGACAGGGATGTTCATCGCCTTCTTTTTTATATTGGGCTATTTGCCCGCCGACCTTTCATTTGGTAAAGCCTTAAAAGTTGCCGGAGCTAGTGACAAACTTAACATCTTGGATTTCAACTTTGATACCAATAGTAGATACACCTTTTGGAGCGGTATAACAGGTGGTATGTTTTTGGCATTGGCCTATTTTGGAACCGACCAAAGTCAAGTACAACGGTATTTATCCGGTAAATCGGTCAGGGAAAGTCAACTGGGGCTTGTTTTCAACGGAATTTTGAAAATTCCCATGCAATTCTTTATCCTTTTGGTCGGGGTTATGGTTTTTGTTTTTTACCAATACAACCCTTCGCCTTTAAATTTTAATCCAGCTGCTACAAATGCGGTAATGGAGTCTTCGTACGCAGATGATTATAAAAAATTGGAACTAGCGCACAAAGATTTGGAGATTGAAAAAAAAATGGCTCAGAATAAATTTTCCGCAGCTCTGGAACTCAAAGAATATGCGAGCGTAGAAGAAGCCAAACAAAATATTATCAAGATAAATACCCTTGAAAAAAGAAACAGGGAGAATGCCAAGACCCTAATAAGAAAGGCAGACAGTGTTGTGGAGACCAATGACAAGGATTATGTTTTTATACATTTTATCCTAAATTACCTACCTAGAGGCCTTATTGGGCTATTGTTGGCGGTTATCCTGTCCGCTGCCATGTCTTCGACGGCATCAGAACTTAATGCTTTGGGCACGATTACGGCCCTAGACCTTTATAAAAGAAATAGGGTTGGTGAGTTTAGCCCGGAACATTATTTAAAGGCATCCAAAGGGTTTACACTCTTGTGGGGCATTATTGCGATTATCATAGCATGTGTCGCCAATTTGTTTGATAACCTAATTCAATTGGTCAATATTATTGGCTCGATTTTTTACGGTAATGTTCTGGGGATTTTCCTATTGGCATTTTTCTTTAGGTTTGTAAGAGGGAACGCAGTTTTTGTAGCGGCAGTGATAACACAGATTGTCGTTATTTTTGGCTGGTATTATGATTGGATGTCCTATTTATGGCTCAATGCCTTTGGTTGTGCCTTGGTCATGGCTTTGGCCTTTTTATTGGAAGTATTCGACAGGGGGTTAAAAAACAACCCGCCCATTAAAACATAA